One segment of Ancylothrix sp. D3o DNA contains the following:
- a CDS encoding CmpA/NrtA family ABC transporter substrate-binding protein — MTKFSSAISRRKFLFTAGATAASSVLLKGCLGNPPEKAGSKVEQVQAINLSADQLPETKTVTLGIIGQTDAAPLIIAKEKGFFAKYGVSDAQLQKQPSWAVIRDKLELETAGGGLDGAHVLTPIPYLMSLGTITKGNKKIPMIVPMRINIDGQGITVSDSLKPTGVKLDTSVMKAEVEKAKTAGKNLRFAHTFKGGTSDMMLRYWLAAGGIDPDTDVTVQIVPGSQMVPNMKTGDIQGFSVGEPWHKRAISQKVGYTAAIQGEIWKDHAEKALTFRKEWAEKNPKTLKAILKAIMEAQQWCDKMENRQEMAEIVGRDEYAKVPVSDIIDRLKGKIDYGDGRIVDNSPFVMRFWDKGNASYPYQSHDLWFLVENQRWGQLPADLDTKKLIAEVNGEKYWREAAQEMGVAAAEIPSSPSKGPEKFFDGVVFDPENPKAYLASLKIKRV, encoded by the coding sequence ATGACTAAATTTTCCAGCGCAATTTCGAGACGTAAATTTCTATTCACCGCCGGTGCCACCGCAGCCAGTTCAGTTTTATTAAAAGGCTGTTTAGGGAACCCCCCAGAAAAAGCCGGTAGCAAAGTCGAACAAGTACAAGCTATTAATTTAAGCGCCGATCAACTTCCGGAAACAAAAACCGTCACCCTGGGAATAATCGGACAAACCGATGCAGCGCCTTTGATTATAGCCAAAGAAAAAGGATTCTTTGCCAAATATGGAGTAAGCGACGCCCAATTACAAAAACAACCATCTTGGGCAGTTATTAGAGATAAACTCGAACTCGAAACAGCCGGTGGAGGCTTAGACGGTGCCCACGTTCTTACCCCCATCCCATATTTAATGTCCCTGGGAACGATCACCAAAGGCAACAAGAAAATCCCAATGATCGTGCCAATGCGGATCAACATAGACGGACAAGGCATCACCGTATCCGACAGCCTCAAACCAACAGGAGTCAAACTCGACACCTCGGTAATGAAAGCAGAAGTCGAAAAAGCCAAAACAGCCGGGAAAAACCTACGCTTCGCCCACACCTTCAAAGGCGGCACAAGCGACATGATGCTGAGATACTGGTTAGCAGCCGGTGGAATCGACCCCGATACCGACGTCACCGTGCAAATCGTCCCCGGTTCGCAAATGGTACCAAACATGAAAACTGGCGACATCCAAGGATTCAGCGTTGGTGAACCCTGGCATAAACGCGCCATCAGCCAAAAAGTCGGCTACACCGCCGCCATCCAAGGCGAAATCTGGAAAGACCACGCCGAAAAAGCCCTCACCTTCCGTAAAGAGTGGGCAGAAAAAAATCCCAAAACCCTCAAAGCCATCCTCAAAGCCATCATGGAAGCCCAGCAATGGTGCGACAAAATGGAAAACCGGCAAGAAATGGCAGAAATAGTCGGACGTGACGAATACGCCAAAGTCCCCGTCAGCGACATCATCGACCGACTCAAAGGAAAAATCGACTACGGCGACGGACGGATTGTAGACAACAGTCCCTTCGTGATGCGTTTCTGGGACAAAGGCAACGCCTCCTACCCCTATCAAAGCCATGACTTGTGGTTCCTTGTTGAAAACCAACGCTGGGGACAACTACCCGCCGACCTAGACACCAAAAAACTGATCGCAGAAGTCAACGGCGAAAAATACTGGCGAGAAGCCGCCCAAGAAATGGGAGTCGCCGCCGCCGAAATTCCTTCGAGTCCCTCCAAAGGGCCAGAAAAATTCTTTGATGGCGTAGTCTTTGATCCAGAAAACCCCAAAGCCTACCTCGCAAGCCTCAAAATTAAACGAGTCTAA
- the ntrB gene encoding nitrate ABC transporter permease has product MTADYKRNASSNPIENFITSIKKQGPNILPPLIAIISCLLLWQLLTISPDSTLPGPIRVFQESWDKIFYPFAYPDREGTAKGLFWQISASLQRVAIGYTLAGIVGVAVGILVGVNNLLFRAFDPIFQLLRTIPPLAWLPIALAAIQKSEPSAIYVIFITAVWPILMNTIVGVQQIPQDYKNVARVLRLSQQKYFVKVVLPAAVPYIFTGLRIGIGLAWLAIVAAEMITGGVGIGYFMFDAYNVGRTSDIIVALVWVGLVGLILDRIMAIVADKLIPGEKK; this is encoded by the coding sequence ATGACCGCAGATTACAAACGCAACGCCTCATCAAACCCCATCGAAAACTTTATTACCTCGATCAAAAAACAAGGCCCCAACATCTTACCCCCCCTGATTGCAATCATTAGTTGTCTATTGTTATGGCAACTTCTTACCATCAGCCCCGACTCCACATTGCCAGGGCCAATCAGAGTATTTCAAGAAAGTTGGGATAAAATTTTCTACCCCTTCGCTTACCCCGACCGAGAAGGAACCGCCAAAGGCTTATTCTGGCAAATTTCCGCCAGCTTACAACGGGTTGCCATTGGTTACACCCTAGCGGGCATCGTTGGTGTCGCAGTCGGCATTTTAGTCGGCGTAAATAACCTTTTATTCCGTGCCTTTGACCCCATCTTCCAACTCTTGCGTACCATTCCCCCCCTTGCCTGGTTGCCCATCGCCCTCGCCGCCATTCAAAAATCGGAACCATCTGCAATTTACGTTATTTTCATTACCGCAGTTTGGCCGATTTTAATGAACACCATTGTCGGCGTACAACAAATTCCCCAAGACTATAAAAACGTCGCCCGCGTCTTACGCCTTTCTCAACAAAAATATTTCGTCAAAGTCGTACTTCCCGCCGCAGTTCCCTACATCTTCACCGGCCTCAGAATTGGCATCGGTTTAGCATGGTTAGCCATCGTAGCAGCAGAAATGATCACCGGCGGCGTAGGCATAGGATACTTCATGTTTGACGCCTACAACGTAGGCCGTACAAGCGATATCATAGTCGCCCTAGTTTGGGTCGGATTAGTCGGCTTAATACTTGACAGAATCATGGCAATCGTCGCCGACAAACTCATCCCCGGCGAAAAGAAATAA
- a CDS encoding nitrate ABC transporter ATP-binding protein (This model describes the ATP binding subunits of ATP-binding cassette (ABC) transporters for nitrate transport, or for bicarbonate transport, in bacteria and archaea.), translated as MSVFVAVDQIEKVFDLAGGNKYIALKGIDLQIKKGEFISLIGHSGCGKSTLLNMIAGLDLPTDGVVTLESQKITGPGPDRMVVFQNYSLLPWLNVRENITLAVDEVLGNLSKEERRSIVEHHIDMVGLRPHADKQPGMLSGGQKQRVSIARALAIRPKVLLLDEPFGALDALTRGNLQEQLMRICEENEVTAVMVTHDVDEAVLLSDRIVMLTNGPESKIGQILDVDIPRPRKRMEVVEHPSYYRLRSEMIYFLNQQKRIKKLRAKKAGAIARHGLEKVNLEIGFVPLSACAPLAIAKEKGFFAKHGLDEVTLVRETSWRGIVDGIAGGFLDAAQMPSGMPVWMTLGGHENRPAPVVSSLTMTRNGNAITLCKRFYEQGIYGLADFKKMLLESPNLQHRMGVVHPSSMHNLLLRYWLAAGGIDPDHEVHLTNLPPAQMVVDLQAGSIDGFCVGEPWSLRAAMENVGFTVATDLEIWPGHPGKVLGVREDWANAYPNTHIALVKSLLEAGQYCADHANDEEVRQIVASREYLSTNVDYIQLGDPSSAACSLDQPMREYAHHLFFGDGVNRPSRTEHLWQMTQMARWGDVPFPRNWLEILERVCRVNVFSTAARELGVLDMKYNRGTIQLFDGTKFDAEDPIGYLNNLKIKRDFSVAEVVIDSRRPAA; from the coding sequence ATGTCAGTTTTCGTAGCAGTAGACCAAATCGAAAAAGTATTTGACCTAGCCGGCGGCAACAAATACATAGCCCTCAAAGGCATCGACCTCCAAATCAAAAAAGGCGAATTCATCTCATTAATTGGACACTCCGGGTGCGGCAAATCAACCCTATTAAACATGATTGCCGGCCTCGACTTACCCACCGATGGAGTCGTCACCCTCGAATCCCAAAAAATCACCGGCCCCGGCCCCGACCGGATGGTAGTATTTCAAAACTACTCCCTACTTCCCTGGTTAAACGTCCGCGAAAATATCACCCTCGCCGTTGATGAAGTTCTCGGAAACCTCTCCAAAGAAGAAAGACGCAGCATCGTAGAACATCATATCGACATGGTAGGTTTAAGACCCCACGCCGATAAACAACCAGGGATGCTTTCAGGGGGACAAAAACAGCGAGTTTCTATTGCTCGCGCCTTAGCAATTCGCCCAAAAGTGCTGTTATTAGATGAGCCTTTCGGCGCCTTAGATGCCTTAACTCGTGGCAACTTGCAAGAACAATTAATGAGAATTTGTGAGGAAAACGAAGTTACAGCAGTTATGGTGACACACGATGTCGATGAAGCGGTATTATTATCCGACCGCATCGTGATGTTAACCAACGGGCCCGAATCAAAAATTGGCCAAATTTTAGATGTAGATATCCCACGCCCTCGCAAGCGTATGGAAGTAGTAGAACACCCAAGCTATTATCGCTTGCGGAGTGAAATGATTTACTTCCTTAACCAACAAAAACGTATCAAAAAATTGCGGGCGAAAAAAGCAGGCGCAATTGCCCGTCATGGCTTGGAAAAAGTTAATTTGGAAATTGGCTTTGTTCCCCTGTCTGCCTGTGCACCCCTTGCCATCGCCAAAGAAAAAGGTTTCTTTGCCAAACATGGTTTAGATGAAGTAACTTTAGTGCGGGAAACAAGCTGGCGCGGGATTGTTGATGGCATCGCCGGCGGCTTTTTAGATGCTGCTCAAATGCCTTCAGGAATGCCGGTTTGGATGACATTAGGTGGCCACGAAAATCGCCCGGCGCCGGTGGTTTCTTCCCTGACAATGACTCGTAACGGCAACGCAATTACTCTTTGCAAACGCTTTTACGAACAAGGCATTTATGGATTGGCAGACTTTAAGAAAATGCTCTTAGAATCGCCAAATTTACAACACCGCATGGGGGTAGTTCATCCTTCCTCAATGCACAATTTATTGCTGCGTTATTGGTTAGCTGCCGGTGGAATTGACCCCGATCACGAAGTCCACCTCACCAACCTGCCACCGGCCCAAATGGTAGTAGACTTACAGGCCGGTAGTATCGATGGTTTCTGCGTAGGCGAACCCTGGAGCCTACGAGCCGCAATGGAAAATGTCGGTTTCACCGTAGCAACCGATCTGGAAATTTGGCCCGGCCACCCAGGAAAAGTATTAGGAGTAAGGGAAGATTGGGCAAATGCCTATCCTAATACGCACATCGCCTTAGTGAAATCACTCTTAGAGGCCGGTCAATATTGCGCCGATCATGCCAACGACGAAGAAGTGCGTCAAATCGTCGCCAGTCGAGAATATCTCAGCACCAACGTCGATTATATTCAACTCGGCGACCCCTCCTCAGCCGCGTGCAGTTTAGACCAACCCATGCGAGAATACGCCCATCATTTATTCTTTGGTGATGGTGTCAACCGGCCCTCTCGCACAGAACACCTCTGGCAAATGACCCAAATGGCTCGCTGGGGTGATGTTCCCTTCCCCCGCAACTGGTTAGAAATTCTCGAACGAGTTTGTCGGGTTAATGTCTTTAGCACCGCAGCCCGTGAATTAGGCGTGTTGGATATGAAATATAATCGGGGTACCATCCAACTTTTTGACGGGACAAAATTTGATGCTGAAGACCCAATCGGATATCTCAACAATTTGAAAATTAAACGCGATTTCAGCGTTGCCGAAGTTGTCATCGATTCCCGCCGGCCCGCTGCTTAA
- a CDS encoding nitrate ABC transporter ATP-binding protein (This model describes the ATP binding subunits of ATP-binding cassette (ABC) transporters for nitrate transport, or for bicarbonate transport, in bacteria and archaea.) has protein sequence MQSVKTNATSTQTGKQPQKAPPNRQPYLIVDNVTKVYKTPKGPFTVLDGVNLTVNEGEFICVIGHSGCGKSTLLNMVSGFSTPTTGQVRLEGQPIGEPGPDRMVVFQNYALLPWLTAYENIYLAIDAVNPNKSEAEKREITQKHLAMVGLTEAAHKKPSQISGGMKQRVSIARALAIAPKVLILDEPFGALDAITKEELQEELLKIWNDNRATVLMITHDIDEALFLADKLVMMTNGPAAKIGEILEIPFPRPRDRARIMEDPTYYKLRNYALDFLYHRFAHDDD, from the coding sequence ATGCAATCTGTGAAAACTAACGCCACCTCTACTCAAACTGGTAAACAACCCCAAAAAGCTCCTCCCAACCGGCAGCCTTATCTAATTGTTGATAACGTCACCAAAGTTTATAAAACTCCCAAGGGGCCATTTACCGTACTTGATGGAGTCAATTTGACAGTCAATGAAGGTGAATTTATCTGTGTGATTGGTCACTCTGGTTGTGGCAAATCTACCCTTTTAAATATGGTGTCTGGTTTTTCTACCCCCACCACCGGCCAAGTACGTTTAGAGGGTCAACCCATCGGCGAACCAGGCCCAGATCGCATGGTAGTATTTCAAAACTATGCGCTTCTACCTTGGTTGACAGCTTATGAAAATATTTACCTGGCAATTGATGCCGTTAACCCCAATAAATCAGAAGCAGAAAAAAGAGAAATTACTCAAAAACACTTGGCAATGGTTGGCTTAACCGAAGCCGCCCATAAAAAACCAAGTCAAATTTCTGGGGGGATGAAACAGCGGGTTTCAATTGCTCGCGCTTTAGCAATTGCACCAAAAGTCTTAATTTTGGATGAACCCTTTGGCGCGCTGGATGCTATTACCAAAGAAGAACTACAAGAAGAATTACTCAAAATTTGGAACGACAACCGCGCCACCGTTTTGATGATTACTCACGATATTGATGAAGCCCTATTTTTGGCTGACAAATTAGTGATGATGACCAACGGGCCGGCGGCGAAAATCGGCGAAATTTTAGAAATTCCTTTCCCCCGTCCCCGCGACCGCGCCCGGATCATGGAAGACCCCACATATTACAAACTGCGGAACTATGCCTTAGACTTCTTATATCATCGTTTTGCCCACGATGACGATTAA
- a CDS encoding phosphate-starvation-inducible PsiE family protein — protein MKHYNNQDEKFLHWLEYLETAVSKVLSVAMVIVILVSIWNLNAFLVKELFTTPLDDFGKTLFKTFGLFLNVLIALEILENITAYLKKHVIQVELVIVTSIIAVARKIIILDLEKIEGVQIIGLAFSILALSTSYWIIRRMHKG, from the coding sequence ATGAAGCACTATAATAATCAAGATGAAAAGTTTTTGCACTGGCTAGAGTACCTAGAAACTGCGGTTTCTAAAGTTCTATCAGTGGCAATGGTTATAGTGATATTAGTTTCTATTTGGAATTTAAACGCCTTTCTGGTGAAGGAGTTATTTACAACTCCCCTCGACGATTTTGGCAAAACTTTATTTAAAACTTTTGGTTTATTTTTAAACGTCTTAATTGCCCTAGAAATTTTAGAAAACATCACCGCCTACCTGAAAAAGCACGTCATCCAGGTAGAATTAGTGATTGTCACCTCAATTATTGCGGTGGCCAGAAAAATTATCATTTTAGACTTAGAAAAAATCGAAGGGGTTCAAATTATTGGCTTAGCTTTCTCAATTTTAGCCCTCTCCACAAGTTACTGGATTATCCGCCGGATGCACAAAGGCTAA
- a CDS encoding lipid kinase — MTQQTKSKRALVFVNRQARQGGDKINEALEQLENLGFDLLEKKIKNADQIPGVIRSNQDKVDLVIIGGGDGTMNAAVEGLVETQLPLGILPLGTANDLARTLGIPTTLPEACQVIASGKMQRIDLGWVNGKYFFNVASLGLSVKITRQLTKDIKQKWGVLAYAITASKAVWESRPFNASIRINGEEPILVRALQIAVGNGRYYGGGMTVAEDAAIDDRRLDLYSLEAKDWWHILALMPAMRQGNHASWPGVRAFQGQEIEITTYSKKRPINTDGEITTTTPATFRVIPQALPVYVP, encoded by the coding sequence ATGACTCAGCAAACAAAAAGCAAACGCGCCTTAGTGTTTGTCAACCGGCAAGCCAGACAAGGAGGCGATAAAATCAACGAAGCCCTAGAACAACTAGAAAATTTAGGCTTTGACTTACTCGAAAAAAAAATAAAAAATGCCGATCAAATCCCCGGAGTCATTCGTAGCAACCAAGATAAAGTCGATTTAGTGATTATTGGCGGCGGTGATGGCACCATGAATGCCGCCGTCGAAGGTTTAGTGGAAACTCAATTACCGCTGGGAATTTTGCCCCTCGGAACTGCAAATGATTTAGCTCGAACCTTGGGAATTCCTACCACATTACCCGAAGCTTGTCAAGTGATTGCCAGCGGAAAAATGCAGCGAATAGATTTAGGCTGGGTGAATGGAAAATATTTTTTTAACGTCGCAAGTTTAGGATTAAGCGTCAAAATTACCCGCCAACTCACCAAAGACATCAAACAAAAATGGGGAGTATTGGCCTATGCCATAACAGCGAGTAAAGCTGTCTGGGAATCAAGACCCTTTAATGCTTCAATACGAATCAACGGAGAAGAACCAATTTTAGTAAGAGCGCTTCAAATAGCTGTAGGCAATGGCCGTTATTATGGGGGTGGAATGACCGTAGCCGAAGATGCAGCCATAGACGACCGGCGCTTGGATTTATATAGCTTAGAAGCAAAAGACTGGTGGCATATTCTCGCCCTGATGCCGGCCATGAGACAAGGAAATCACGCATCTTGGCCAGGAGTGAGAGCCTTTCAAGGACAAGAAATAGAAATTACAACCTATAGCAAAAAACGTCCAATCAACACAGACGGCGAAATTACAACCACCACCCCCGCAACTTTTCGCGTTATCCCTCAAGCATTGCCGGTGTATGTGCCATAA
- a CDS encoding ParM/StbA family protein, translated as MNSQPPQSAATPMNAATSASTPINAPTAQKQQTRTPLVLKSIISIDLGRTATKTCVGRDEGTVAFIPANAIQKPVQDLRGGTFEVRPTDPLMDLWLEYQGNGYALGQLAADFGAKLFSDGGSDRRDKESKTENALAKVLGCIGYFSKELRDKDDLSIVISLPYYSQEEFEREKEKLISQLTGPHTMVFRGEQMNLNITKVWVIPEGYGSLIWCEAQPKRSASATPAPDFSKISVAIVDIGHQTTDCLMVDNFRFARAASKSEPFAMTKFYEQVAAQIEGADPQSLSLIEAVNRPRGDRFYRPRGALKPTNLDDTLPNLKEGFSREICNRILDWLPERVTHVILTGGGGEFFAEDIERLLKDARINTYLAAPCRQANALGQYIYAEAQLAAPSASRQ; from the coding sequence ATGAATAGCCAACCACCGCAGTCCGCTGCTACCCCAATGAATGCCGCAACTTCGGCAAGTACGCCGATTAACGCGCCCACCGCCCAAAAACAACAAACAAGAACGCCCTTAGTGCTTAAATCGATTATCAGCATCGATTTGGGCCGGACAGCCACAAAAACTTGTGTAGGCCGAGACGAAGGCACGGTGGCCTTTATTCCCGCCAACGCAATCCAAAAGCCGGTGCAAGACTTACGCGGCGGTACTTTTGAAGTGCGTCCCACTGATCCTTTAATGGATCTTTGGCTTGAGTATCAAGGCAATGGCTATGCACTTGGTCAACTCGCCGCAGACTTTGGGGCGAAGCTGTTCTCAGACGGCGGATCTGACAGAAGAGATAAAGAATCAAAAACCGAAAACGCTCTGGCTAAAGTTTTGGGCTGCATCGGCTATTTCTCTAAAGAACTGAGAGACAAAGACGACCTTTCTATTGTCATCAGTTTGCCCTACTATTCTCAAGAAGAATTTGAGCGGGAAAAAGAAAAACTGATTAGCCAACTTACCGGCCCCCACACGATGGTATTTCGTGGCGAACAAATGAACCTGAACATCACGAAAGTTTGGGTGATTCCTGAAGGCTACGGAAGCTTGATTTGGTGTGAAGCACAGCCGAAAAGAAGCGCAAGCGCAACCCCAGCCCCCGATTTCAGCAAAATCTCCGTTGCCATTGTTGATATCGGGCATCAAACTACTGACTGTCTGATGGTTGATAATTTCCGGTTTGCACGGGCTGCATCTAAAAGCGAACCGTTTGCTATGACAAAATTTTATGAACAAGTGGCGGCTCAAATTGAAGGAGCAGATCCTCAATCTTTGTCGTTGATTGAAGCTGTCAACCGGCCACGCGGTGATCGCTTTTATCGTCCAAGGGGCGCTCTGAAACCGACCAATTTGGATGATACTCTCCCCAACCTCAAAGAAGGTTTCTCCCGCGAAATTTGCAACCGCATCTTAGATTGGCTGCCAGAACGAGTAACCCACGTTATCTTAACCGGCGGTGGCGGAGAATTCTTCGCTGAAGATATCGAACGTTTACTCAAAGATGCTCGCATCAATACCTATTTAGCTGCGCCTTGCCGCCAAGCTAATGCCCTCGGACAATATATTTACGCAGAAGCTCAACTGGCAGCACCCTCTGCATCTCGCCAATAA
- a CDS encoding CAAD domain-containing protein gives MSETPETPAPSPVTENPEPTPVVVETTPVTTRVEMSAPTTGQVQEEAQQVGQAFVSILSDLPDYIGGFFNQYQKLLKTLGLIVLALLSLRLLQATLDVFNSLPLLGGLFEVVGIGYSAWFVYRYLLTSSSRQELAAQIKSVKEQVAGGNSPES, from the coding sequence ATGAGCGAAACCCCCGAAACACCGGCACCAAGTCCTGTTACAGAGAACCCAGAACCCACTCCCGTTGTGGTTGAGACTACTCCCGTTACAACACGGGTGGAAATGAGTGCTCCGACAACTGGACAAGTCCAAGAAGAGGCTCAACAAGTGGGTCAGGCTTTTGTCTCAATTTTGTCTGATTTACCTGATTATATCGGTGGCTTTTTTAATCAATATCAAAAGCTTCTGAAAACTTTAGGTTTAATTGTTCTGGCTTTGCTTAGTTTGCGTTTGTTACAAGCTACGCTGGATGTGTTTAATAGTCTGCCTTTGTTGGGCGGCTTGTTTGAGGTTGTTGGTATTGGTTATTCGGCTTGGTTTGTTTATCGTTATTTGCTGACTTCTAGTAGTCGGCAAGAGTTGGCTGCTCAAATTAAGTCTGTTAAAGAACAAGTGGCCGGTGGAAATTCTCCTGAGTCTTAA
- a CDS encoding TM0106 family RecB-like putative nuclease codes for MLLNDELFFQYQRCPRRAYLDVWGDAEKQDPQTDFLRKLQQDTIAHRLSVLSLLSYHQPQYPRHDVAAGAQATLELMQQGVDMIYSGVLLAEHYGDFTLTGTPDLLIKYPGNSVFGDWCYLPAEIKLSKRPKLDYQIAVAFHAYLLSLTQNFLPDVGFLFLRSRRNYPVNLEQRLPQMHERLNECIEMLRRRQEPEVFISRHPCSNCRWYSSCYQVASEGCHLSLIPGITPNRYAKLKVLNITTLEALAKVEPADLAEEPEFPESIPEQLVLQAKAFIENKAFVTPAAFFLSGEDLPTAPVEMYFDIEAEPELNLFFLHGVLVVNRLTDTQQFYPFFAKTPADEGVIWEEFLELVWQYPTAPIYHFCEFEAQTIKQLARRYHTPANRWLPLLSRCVDIHERITRTTILPVESYSLKSLARWMGFQWRNSQGNGAQCVCWYDEWLKTGNRDYLTAIEQYNEDDCRATYLIKDWLVKFLQDSSTENLIRAGL; via the coding sequence ATGCTATTGAATGATGAGTTGTTTTTTCAATATCAGCGTTGTCCAAGGCGAGCTTACTTAGATGTTTGGGGAGATGCCGAAAAGCAAGACCCTCAAACTGATTTTTTACGCAAGCTTCAACAAGATACCATAGCACATCGGCTGTCTGTTCTTTCCCTACTGTCTTATCATCAGCCACAATATCCTCGTCACGATGTCGCCGCCGGTGCCCAAGCTACCCTTGAACTTATGCAGCAAGGTGTTGATATGATTTATTCTGGGGTTTTGCTGGCAGAACATTACGGCGATTTTACCCTTACCGGCACACCCGATTTATTAATTAAGTATCCGGGGAATTCCGTGTTTGGAGATTGGTGTTATTTGCCGGCAGAAATAAAACTCAGTAAACGGCCAAAGTTAGATTATCAAATTGCTGTAGCTTTTCACGCCTATTTGCTTTCTTTGACGCAAAATTTTCTCCCCGATGTCGGCTTTCTTTTTTTGCGTTCTCGCCGCAATTATCCTGTAAATTTAGAACAGCGTTTACCGCAAATGCACGAGCGCCTCAATGAGTGTATCGAGATGCTCCGCCGGCGTCAAGAACCAGAAGTTTTTATCTCTCGTCATCCTTGCAGTAATTGTCGTTGGTATAGCAGTTGTTATCAAGTTGCTTCGGAAGGTTGTCATCTTTCTTTAATACCAGGCATTACACCAAATCGCTATGCTAAATTAAAAGTCTTAAATATTACTACTCTCGAAGCCCTTGCCAAGGTTGAGCCGGCTGATCTTGCGGAGGAACCAGAGTTTCCAGAATCTATCCCTGAGCAGTTAGTTTTGCAGGCAAAAGCTTTTATAGAAAATAAGGCATTTGTCACACCGGCAGCCTTTTTTCTTTCTGGGGAAGACTTGCCAACTGCTCCGGTAGAAATGTATTTTGATATTGAAGCTGAGCCCGAATTAAATTTGTTTTTTTTGCACGGCGTTTTAGTTGTTAACCGGCTTACGGATACCCAACAATTTTATCCTTTTTTTGCCAAAACTCCGGCAGATGAGGGGGTTATTTGGGAAGAGTTCTTAGAGCTTGTTTGGCAATATCCAACTGCCCCAATTTATCATTTTTGTGAATTTGAGGCTCAAACTATTAAACAACTGGCTAGACGCTATCATACTCCTGCAAACCGTTGGCTTCCTTTGCTGAGCCGGTGTGTTGATATCCATGAAAGAATTACTCGCACAACAATTTTGCCCGTAGAAAGTTATTCCCTCAAAAGTTTAGCGCGGTGGATGGGTTTTCAGTGGCGAAATTCCCAAGGGAATGGCGCTCAATGTGTTTGCTGGTATGATGAGTGGTTGAAAACCGGCAATCGTGATTATTTAACAGCCATCGAGCAATATAATGAGGATGATTGCCGTGCTACTTATTTAATTAAAGATTGGTTAGTTAAATTTTTGCAGGATAGTTCTACAGAAAATTTAATTAGGGCCGGTTTATGA